In the genome of Nocardioides seonyuensis, one region contains:
- a CDS encoding EsaB/YukD family protein translates to MIGATTLLHHAASSDEGGQKVSEAGTRPPSASATLAVSVHGPAGVLDLVVPVGASSVDVAREYSQQTGIAGIPLLQTPLGELVDAGRTLVEAGVQTGDVLVAATGLSRSRTTPAVATADADTDHPAVAALVAGLGVGFALLAAWYAARAGDDVVRTVVVAVLVACALVGSLPVGRHARQRAVAAPAFGASAALGALYVPGDHLLPAIVASAGLTAAVVAGTGRAMAEEPDEVSTVWIAAGLTVCAVCSLSPLLGWDARVSWSLLVVLAMLAARFVPSMAVDVPDEALLDLDRLAVTAWSARDTSRKGRRGRIVVAGAAMARLVQSASRTVTAGCAAILVVGAGASPLLLRSADADLDLIGSRCLVFFAGASLLLAARSYRHRAARGMLRATGLLAWTALSVELVSSGFTTHLFVFFCVTVLLGAAALAAAVASGRGWRSVWWSRRAELAESLSGSLAIGSAVVAAGIFRALWEITS, encoded by the coding sequence GTGATCGGGGCGACTACCCTGCTGCACCACGCAGCATCCAGCGACGAGGGGGGACAGAAGGTGTCGGAGGCCGGTACCCGCCCACCTTCGGCGAGCGCGACCCTGGCAGTGAGCGTCCACGGCCCCGCGGGGGTGCTCGACCTGGTCGTCCCTGTCGGCGCCAGCTCGGTCGACGTCGCCAGGGAGTACTCCCAGCAGACCGGCATCGCCGGCATCCCCCTGCTCCAGACACCGCTGGGCGAGCTGGTCGATGCCGGGCGGACGCTCGTCGAGGCCGGCGTGCAGACGGGCGACGTCCTGGTGGCCGCGACCGGTCTGTCCCGTTCACGTACGACGCCCGCAGTCGCCACCGCCGACGCCGACACCGACCACCCCGCCGTCGCAGCCCTGGTCGCCGGGCTCGGTGTCGGATTCGCCCTGCTCGCCGCGTGGTACGCCGCTCGCGCGGGCGACGACGTCGTACGCACCGTCGTGGTCGCCGTCCTGGTGGCCTGTGCCCTCGTGGGTTCACTGCCCGTGGGGCGGCACGCGCGGCAGCGCGCAGTGGCAGCGCCCGCCTTCGGTGCGTCAGCCGCGCTCGGTGCGCTCTACGTCCCCGGTGACCACCTGCTCCCGGCCATCGTGGCCTCGGCCGGCCTGACCGCGGCGGTGGTGGCCGGCACCGGGCGGGCGATGGCGGAGGAGCCGGACGAGGTGAGCACGGTGTGGATCGCCGCCGGGCTCACCGTCTGTGCCGTCTGCTCGCTCAGTCCCCTGCTGGGGTGGGACGCACGCGTGTCGTGGAGCCTGTTGGTCGTCCTGGCCATGCTGGCGGCGCGCTTCGTGCCGTCGATGGCGGTCGACGTCCCCGACGAGGCCCTCCTCGACCTCGACCGCCTCGCGGTGACCGCATGGTCGGCCCGCGACACCAGCCGCAAGGGCCGGCGGGGGCGCATCGTCGTGGCTGGTGCCGCCATGGCGCGTCTGGTGCAGAGCGCCTCCCGCACGGTCACTGCCGGGTGCGCTGCGATCCTCGTGGTCGGGGCGGGTGCCAGTCCACTGCTCCTGCGCAGCGCAGACGCCGACCTGGACCTGATCGGCTCGCGTTGCCTGGTCTTCTTCGCAGGAGCCTCGCTGCTGCTGGCCGCACGCTCCTACCGGCACCGGGCGGCGCGCGGGATGCTGCGCGCCACCGGCCTCCTGGCCTGGACGGCACTGTCGGTCGAGCTCGTCTCGTCCGGGTTCACGACCCACCTGTTCGTCTTCTTCTGCGTGACGGTGCTGCTCGGTGCCGCGGCGCTGGCCGCTGCGGTCGCGAGCGGCCGCGGCTGGCGTTCGGTGTGGTGGTCGCGACGGGCCGAGCTCGCCGAGTCGTTGAGCGGGAGCCTGGCGATCGGCTCGGCCGTGGTGGCCGCGGGGATCTTCCGTGCCCTGTGGGAAATCACTTCGTGA
- a CDS encoding MOSC domain-containing protein — protein sequence MPRPRVVAVSRDETHRFSKLPADSITLVAGLGVLGDAHAGTLVQHRSRVRRDPNQPNLRQVHLIHSELFDDARALGYELAPGDLGENVLTADLDLLGLPTGTLLDLGGPVVRLTGLRNPCVQINDFRPGLLKVVLAREDGTPTDEPAPSTGSPEITTARLIRKAGVMAVVEYGGDVVPHQPITVTLPPGPHTALVPV from the coding sequence ATGCCCAGGCCTCGAGTCGTCGCCGTCAGCCGTGACGAGACCCACCGGTTCAGCAAACTCCCCGCAGACTCGATCACCCTCGTCGCCGGTCTCGGTGTGCTCGGCGACGCCCACGCCGGGACCCTGGTGCAGCACCGGTCGCGAGTGCGCCGCGACCCCAACCAGCCCAACCTGCGACAGGTGCACCTCATCCACTCGGAGCTCTTCGACGACGCCCGGGCCCTGGGCTACGAGCTCGCACCGGGCGACCTGGGAGAGAACGTCCTGACCGCAGACCTGGACCTGCTCGGCCTGCCCACGGGCACCCTGCTCGATCTCGGGGGGCCCGTCGTACGACTCACGGGGCTCCGCAACCCGTGCGTCCAGATCAACGACTTCAGGCCGGGGCTCCTCAAGGTGGTGCTGGCCCGGGAGGACGGGACCCCCACCGACGAGCCGGCCCCCTCGACCGGCTCGCCGGAGATCACGACGGCGAGGCTCATCCGCAAGGCCGGCGTGATGGCGGTCGTCGAGTACGGCGGCGACGTCGTGCCCCACCAGCCGATCACCGTGACCCTGCCCCCGGGGCCCCACACAGCTCTGGTGCCTGTCTGA
- a CDS encoding WXG100 family type VII secretion target, which produces MTFDGIQVQHGKLETGAADVIRAARDIEARLNTLEDELNPLKSDWHGGAKLAYDDAKKKWDAAMTDMITLLTQAGQGVDTSNAEYKSADSRGAGRFPG; this is translated from the coding sequence ATGACTTTCGACGGAATCCAGGTCCAGCACGGCAAGCTCGAGACGGGTGCCGCAGACGTCATCCGCGCAGCTCGCGACATCGAGGCCCGGCTCAACACCCTCGAGGACGAGCTCAACCCCCTCAAGAGCGACTGGCACGGTGGCGCCAAGCTCGCCTACGACGACGCCAAGAAGAAGTGGGACGCCGCGATGACCGACATGATCACCCTGCTGACGCAGGCCGGTCAGGGCGTCGACACCTCCAACGCCGAGTACAAGAGCGCCGACAGCCGCGGCGCCGGCCGCTTCCCGGGCTGA
- the eccCa gene encoding type VII secretion protein EccCa: MSTALRGGHRLDEPELPTGQIVLQPPPEIQESEGASGVLMNAIPMLGSLGSIVLVATMGGGANRGRSFLAAGMFLFATLGFIIVQIDRQRKQRAQQVTGSRTEYLRYLSNIRKVARQAGDQQRRALNWHHPDPSALPALAEERTRLWEHGPTDANFLHVRYGLCSQPLSLELIPPESAPVDQVDPAAASALHRLLVVHRLQPNLPASIDLRAFDRIELCGGEEQARAAARAMMCSAAAFHNPEQLVIAVLSSEQNLTHWDWVKWLPHAHSGREADAVGPMRLVSTSLDDLGSLLPAELSDRPRFGADERAATPHILLVIDGGHLPPGNHVVPPDGLHGVTLLDLPARWDELEDPTRLRLQFTDAPAESGKEPILALRLRGEPVKALADQCDLATAEAFARRMAPLKTASAEASSSSGGTIDITATTPDHMELLGLGDIHTYDPATAWRPRPARDRLRVPIGIGDSGGLIHLDIKESAQQGMGPHGLVIGATGSGKSEFLRTLVLGLVMTHSSEQLNLVLVDFKGGATFAGMADMPHVSAVITNLANELTLVDRMQDALSGEMTRRQELLREAGNYASIRDYEKARANGEPLEPMPSLFIVVDEFSEMLSAKPEFIDLFVAIGRLGRSLGLHLLLASQRLEEGRLRGLESHLSYRVGLRTFSAGESRAVLGVPDAYELPAVPGLGFLKPDQSTLLRFKAAYVSGPPSSRVRVARDEGGAIRGILPFTISEVQTLETDTEPDDVAVPAPQPQGEQPSLLDVAVQRMIGKGPEAHQVWLPPLDVPDTLDELMPDLVEDPNLGLVSPQWRQLNGLVIPLGTVDRPREQRRDTMTLNLTGASGHVAVVGGPRSGKSTLLRTIVTSMSLVTTPLESQFFVLDFGGGTFAPLTRLPHVSGVATRSEPDVVRRVMAEVEGIVDRREAYFRAQGIDSIETYRSRRANGAADDGWGDVFLVIDGWSTLRAEFDDLEMEIQQLAARGLTFGLHLVTASTRWADFRAAMRDVFGSKLELRLGDPLDSEIDRKVATLVPAGRAGRGLVPSKLHFLGALPRIDGRPEPESLGDGVDDLIDRMAAAWHGPAGPKLRLLPEKVTLHQIREDAERRGLPPRNLLLGINEKELAPVALDVDAEPHMLIFGDGQSGKSALLRAYVQEVMRTRSAKEAQIVVVDYRRSMLGEIPEEYLLNYLTSATQATPTLKDIADYLQGRIPGPDVTPEQLRNRSWWTGAEVFVVVDDYDLVATQQSSPVAALQPLMAQARDVGLHVVVARRTGGASRALYDPVIQSLRDLAMPGVMLSGPRDEGVLIGNLRPQTAPPGRARVVTRDRGTETAQLAWTDPTM, encoded by the coding sequence GTGAGCACTGCACTGCGCGGTGGCCACCGGCTGGACGAGCCCGAGCTGCCCACCGGCCAGATCGTGCTCCAGCCGCCCCCGGAGATCCAGGAGAGCGAAGGCGCCAGCGGCGTCCTGATGAACGCCATCCCGATGCTCGGGAGCCTCGGCTCGATCGTGCTCGTGGCGACCATGGGCGGAGGTGCCAACCGGGGACGGAGCTTCCTCGCCGCGGGCATGTTCCTCTTCGCGACGCTGGGCTTCATCATCGTGCAGATCGACCGCCAGCGTAAGCAGCGCGCCCAGCAGGTCACGGGGTCGCGCACCGAGTACCTCCGCTACCTCTCCAACATCCGCAAGGTCGCCCGCCAGGCCGGCGACCAGCAGCGCCGCGCCCTCAACTGGCACCACCCCGATCCCTCCGCCCTCCCTGCCCTCGCCGAGGAGCGCACCCGACTGTGGGAGCACGGGCCGACCGACGCCAACTTCCTCCACGTGCGCTACGGGCTCTGCTCCCAGCCGCTGTCCCTCGAGCTGATCCCCCCGGAGAGCGCGCCGGTCGACCAGGTCGACCCCGCTGCTGCTTCGGCACTGCACCGCCTCCTCGTGGTGCACCGGCTCCAGCCCAACCTGCCGGCCTCCATCGACCTGCGAGCCTTCGACCGCATCGAGCTCTGCGGCGGCGAGGAGCAGGCGCGAGCCGCGGCACGCGCGATGATGTGCTCCGCGGCCGCCTTCCACAACCCCGAGCAGCTCGTCATCGCCGTGCTGAGCTCGGAGCAGAACCTCACCCACTGGGACTGGGTCAAGTGGCTCCCGCACGCACACTCCGGCCGCGAGGCCGACGCTGTCGGCCCGATGCGTCTGGTGTCGACCTCCCTCGACGACCTCGGAAGCCTGCTGCCCGCCGAGCTGAGCGACCGGCCTCGCTTCGGCGCCGACGAGCGGGCGGCCACGCCGCACATCCTGCTGGTCATCGACGGCGGGCACCTTCCGCCCGGCAACCACGTCGTGCCTCCCGACGGCCTGCACGGCGTGACCCTGCTCGACCTCCCCGCCCGCTGGGACGAGCTCGAGGACCCGACCCGGCTCCGGCTCCAGTTCACCGATGCGCCGGCCGAGTCCGGCAAGGAGCCGATCCTGGCCCTGCGTCTGCGCGGCGAGCCGGTCAAGGCGCTCGCCGACCAGTGCGACCTCGCGACGGCCGAGGCGTTCGCACGGCGGATGGCACCGCTGAAGACCGCCAGCGCCGAGGCGTCGTCCAGCAGCGGCGGCACCATCGACATCACCGCCACCACGCCGGACCACATGGAGCTCCTCGGGCTCGGCGACATCCACACCTACGACCCGGCCACCGCGTGGCGGCCGCGCCCCGCCCGCGACCGGCTGCGCGTGCCGATCGGCATCGGCGACTCGGGCGGGCTCATCCACCTCGACATCAAGGAGTCCGCGCAGCAGGGGATGGGTCCGCACGGCCTCGTGATCGGCGCCACCGGGTCCGGAAAGTCGGAGTTCCTGCGCACCCTCGTGCTCGGCCTGGTGATGACCCACTCCTCCGAGCAGCTCAACCTGGTGCTCGTCGACTTCAAGGGCGGCGCGACGTTCGCGGGGATGGCCGACATGCCCCACGTCTCGGCCGTCATCACCAACCTCGCCAACGAGCTCACGCTCGTGGACCGCATGCAGGACGCCCTGTCGGGCGAGATGACGCGGCGCCAGGAGCTTCTGCGCGAGGCCGGCAACTACGCCTCCATCCGCGACTACGAGAAGGCTCGGGCCAACGGTGAGCCCCTCGAGCCGATGCCGTCGCTGTTCATCGTGGTCGACGAGTTCTCCGAGATGCTGTCGGCCAAGCCGGAGTTCATCGACCTCTTCGTCGCCATCGGCCGGCTCGGTCGATCGCTGGGGCTCCATCTCCTGCTCGCCTCGCAGCGGTTGGAGGAGGGCCGCCTGCGCGGGCTGGAGTCCCACCTCTCCTACCGGGTGGGACTGCGCACCTTCTCGGCGGGCGAGTCCCGGGCGGTCCTCGGCGTGCCCGACGCCTACGAGCTTCCCGCCGTTCCAGGACTCGGCTTCCTCAAGCCCGACCAGTCGACGCTGCTGAGGTTCAAGGCCGCCTACGTCTCCGGCCCGCCCTCGAGCCGCGTCCGCGTCGCACGCGACGAGGGCGGCGCGATCCGAGGCATCCTGCCCTTCACGATCTCCGAGGTGCAGACGCTCGAGACCGACACCGAGCCCGACGACGTCGCCGTCCCCGCACCCCAGCCCCAGGGCGAGCAGCCCTCCCTCCTCGACGTCGCCGTGCAGCGGATGATCGGCAAGGGCCCCGAGGCACACCAGGTGTGGCTGCCGCCCCTCGACGTCCCGGACACCCTCGACGAGCTGATGCCCGACCTCGTCGAGGACCCCAACCTCGGCCTGGTCTCCCCGCAGTGGCGCCAGCTCAACGGCCTGGTGATCCCGCTCGGGACCGTCGACCGTCCGCGCGAGCAGCGTCGCGACACCATGACGCTCAACCTGACCGGCGCCTCCGGCCACGTGGCCGTCGTGGGCGGACCCCGCTCGGGCAAGAGCACCCTGCTGCGCACGATCGTCACCAGCATGTCGCTCGTCACCACGCCCCTCGAGTCGCAGTTCTTCGTGCTCGACTTCGGTGGCGGCACGTTCGCGCCCCTCACCCGGCTGCCGCACGTCTCCGGTGTCGCGACCCGCTCCGAGCCCGACGTCGTACGACGCGTGATGGCCGAGGTCGAGGGCATCGTCGACCGGCGTGAGGCCTACTTCCGCGCGCAGGGCATCGACTCCATCGAGACCTACCGGTCGCGTCGTGCCAACGGAGCCGCCGACGACGGCTGGGGCGACGTCTTCCTCGTGATCGACGGCTGGAGCACCCTGCGCGCCGAGTTCGACGACCTGGAGATGGAGATCCAGCAGCTCGCCGCGCGCGGCCTGACGTTCGGCCTTCACCTCGTCACCGCCTCCACCCGCTGGGCCGACTTCCGGGCGGCGATGCGCGACGTGTTCGGCTCCAAGCTCGAGCTCCGCCTCGGCGACCCCCTCGACTCCGAGATCGACCGCAAGGTGGCCACGCTGGTCCCGGCCGGCCGAGCGGGTCGCGGCCTGGTCCCCAGCAAGCTCCACTTCCTCGGCGCGCTACCGCGCATCGACGGCCGGCCCGAGCCGGAGTCGCTCGGCGACGGTGTGGACGACCTCATCGATCGGATGGCCGCCGCCTGGCACGGGCCCGCCGGTCCGAAGCTCCGGCTGCTCCCGGAGAAGGTCACCCTCCACCAGATCCGCGAGGACGCCGAACGCCGTGGTCTCCCCCCGAGGAACCTGCTCCTCGGCATCAACGAGAAGGAGCTGGCCCCGGTCGCGCTCGACGTCGACGCCGAGCCGCACATGTTGATCTTCGGAGATGGCCAGTCCGGCAAGAGCGCCCTCCTGCGGGCCTACGTCCAGGAGGTCATGCGGACGCGCAGCGCGAAGGAGGCCCAGATCGTCGTCGTCGACTACCGACGCTCGATGCTGGGCGAGATCCCCGAGGAGTACCTCCTCAACTACCTCACCTCCGCCACCCAGGCCACGCCCACGCTCAAGGACATCGCCGACTACCTCCAGGGACGCATCCCGGGACCTGACGTCACGCCTGAGCAGCTGCGCAACCGCTCCTGGTGGACCGGCGCGGAGGTCTTCGTGGTCGTCGACGACTACGACCTGGTCGCCACCCAGCAGTCCTCACCGGTCGCAGCGCTGCAGCCGCTCATGGCACAGGCTCGCGACGTCGGCCTGCACGTCGTGGTGGCCCGCCGCACCGGCGGGGCCTCGCGCGCGCTCTACGACCCCGTCATCCAGTCCCTGCGCGACCTCGCCATGCCGGGCGTCATGCTCTCGGGACCCCGTGACGAGGGCGTGCTCATCGGCAACCTGCGCCCCCAGACGGCGCCACCGGGCCGTGCCCGTGTCGTCACCCGTGACCGGGGCACCGAGACGGCTCAGCTCGCCTGGACCGACCCGACGATGTGA
- a CDS encoding S8 family serine peptidase, with protein MRRAGLAVAGLPLVLVPAWATSSVAAGVTVMTGATAEQPLCDPATVPTSEALADATVRVNPAHQRMNVDEAHAMATGKGVKVAVVDSGIATVDDFARIPLYALPGTGPEMLSGHGTIVAGLIAGKDGVAPDAVLYDVKVFDGEGADETEGQKRLTSAGMVAGIRAVIDAMPRERFGVVNISLSTSQHDPALEAAIADLVARDVVVVAAAGNKALTTSSEDFEGTPGNDAPVYPADYDGVLAVSATPPDNQDPAGYVLPNLDTDVAAPTAGAISVNATGGRCVVDEVATSWAAAEVSGLVALLRERFPRETPRQIVARLQATTEGAGAAAGKERVENPWTGAGVVQANDALTRQLSIGPDGTLRSTVRSTRSDAQAPPAPEKVDLFGSSRALLLWFGLLGGALLALVFLLRPLLRR; from the coding sequence ATGAGGCGGGCCGGCCTTGCAGTGGCGGGCCTCCCGCTGGTCCTCGTCCCGGCGTGGGCGACCTCGTCGGTCGCCGCCGGGGTCACCGTGATGACCGGTGCCACTGCCGAGCAGCCCCTGTGCGACCCCGCCACGGTGCCGACCTCCGAGGCCCTCGCCGACGCCACCGTCAGGGTCAACCCGGCACACCAGCGGATGAACGTCGACGAGGCTCACGCGATGGCTACCGGCAAGGGCGTCAAGGTCGCCGTGGTCGACAGCGGCATCGCCACCGTCGACGACTTCGCCCGCATCCCCCTCTACGCGCTTCCCGGCACCGGGCCCGAGATGCTCTCGGGACACGGGACGATCGTCGCCGGGCTGATCGCAGGCAAGGACGGCGTCGCACCCGACGCGGTCCTCTACGACGTCAAGGTCTTCGACGGCGAGGGTGCCGACGAGACCGAGGGCCAGAAGCGCCTCACCTCCGCCGGCATGGTCGCCGGCATCCGCGCTGTCATCGACGCCATGCCGCGGGAGAGGTTCGGCGTCGTCAACATCTCGCTGTCGACGTCCCAGCACGACCCCGCGCTCGAGGCCGCGATCGCCGACCTGGTGGCGCGCGACGTCGTCGTGGTCGCCGCCGCCGGCAACAAGGCCCTCACGACGAGCTCCGAGGACTTCGAGGGCACTCCTGGCAACGACGCCCCGGTCTACCCCGCCGACTACGACGGCGTGCTCGCTGTGAGTGCCACGCCCCCGGACAACCAGGACCCCGCCGGCTACGTCCTGCCCAACCTCGACACCGACGTCGCCGCACCCACTGCCGGTGCGATCTCGGTGAACGCCACGGGTGGCCGCTGCGTGGTCGACGAGGTGGCGACGTCGTGGGCCGCGGCCGAGGTGAGCGGGCTCGTGGCACTGCTCCGCGAGCGCTTCCCCCGTGAGACGCCTCGGCAGATCGTGGCTCGGCTGCAGGCCACGACGGAGGGAGCGGGAGCTGCCGCCGGCAAGGAGAGGGTGGAGAACCCCTGGACCGGCGCCGGAGTGGTGCAGGCCAACGACGCGCTCACCCGACAGCTGTCGATCGGTCCCGACGGCACTCTCAGGAGCACGGTCCGCTCGACCCGGTCCGACGCCCAGGCCCCGCCTGCCCCCGAGAAGGTCGACCTCTTCGGCTCCTCGCGCGCGCTCCTGCTGTGGTTCGGCCTACTCGGCGGCGCGCTGCTCGCGCTCGTCTTCCTGCTGCGTCCCCTGCTGCGGCGCTGA
- a CDS encoding WXG100 family type VII secretion target, with the protein MNEVFGQTEKALSKAADLVTQARTEVKGKADRMGDEVAQMLTGWGGQGATSFSHLMVAWRDKQEIILKALDDLSTALIETEKDNVATDEQQSSNNANLRGRLG; encoded by the coding sequence ATGAACGAAGTGTTCGGCCAGACAGAGAAGGCGCTCAGCAAGGCGGCTGACCTCGTGACCCAGGCCCGGACCGAGGTCAAGGGCAAGGCTGACCGGATGGGTGACGAGGTCGCCCAGATGCTCACCGGCTGGGGAGGCCAGGGCGCCACGTCGTTCAGCCACCTCATGGTCGCCTGGCGCGACAAGCAGGAGATCATCCTCAAGGCCCTCGACGACCTGTCCACGGCGCTCATCGAGACCGAGAAGGACAACGTCGCGACCGACGAGCAGCAGTCGAGCAACAACGCCAACCTCCGCGGCCGCCTCGGCTGA
- a CDS encoding type VII secretion protein EccB, whose protein sequence is MATKKDLVEAHAFSRRRLVTAFVSGAPGGREVEPVRPGRVLIGGVALSVLLLAGAAIAGFLIGRPPAGWLDKGSFIISKDTGEQYVVLHGGDDPTLQRVPNYVSAQLLLGEPELAPATVRDKYIREVRLGEDLGIEGAPASLPAEGALVDDGWTACTAAGSGIKLVLEQEPHVEEVADSAFLVTSASRLWLITTAPGVGGVPGPGYRFEMPTDVVESGTVADRLGFGATDLAPRVSEAWLNLFRAGSPLAFDEFGITRKGQPARYSGTSTDLSDYRIGDLLVDPATGDHYLLGDNKPQALSDFAALVYDAVGESAVPLEGGLRSAQDAPDYPAEWPREVPQAQIGGEMCAVLHPSPDEQARVALAINPTGPASSADVPRGRHEVDVAPSGGAYVLSGSEDSVGEGSPYVIDTKGQKYALFGSVVPDYIGYGEVDPPVVPSTWLEFFERGVVLSTNAARRLPEDAAPPSDDEEAAES, encoded by the coding sequence ATGGCCACCAAGAAGGACCTGGTCGAGGCGCACGCCTTCAGTCGCCGGCGGCTCGTGACCGCCTTCGTGTCCGGTGCGCCCGGCGGCCGTGAGGTCGAGCCCGTCCGGCCCGGCCGAGTGCTCATCGGTGGCGTGGCCTTGTCGGTCCTGCTCCTTGCGGGGGCCGCGATCGCCGGCTTCCTGATAGGTCGTCCGCCCGCCGGCTGGCTCGACAAGGGCAGCTTCATCATTTCCAAGGACACCGGCGAGCAGTACGTCGTGCTGCACGGCGGTGACGACCCGACGCTCCAGCGGGTGCCCAACTACGTCTCGGCGCAGCTGCTGCTCGGCGAGCCGGAGCTCGCCCCGGCGACGGTGCGCGACAAGTACATCCGCGAGGTGCGCCTGGGCGAGGACCTCGGCATCGAGGGGGCTCCCGCGAGCCTGCCGGCCGAGGGTGCGCTCGTCGACGACGGGTGGACGGCCTGCACCGCCGCCGGCTCGGGGATCAAGCTCGTGCTCGAGCAGGAGCCGCACGTGGAGGAGGTGGCCGACTCGGCTTTCCTCGTGACGTCTGCCTCGCGGCTGTGGCTCATCACCACCGCTCCGGGTGTGGGCGGGGTGCCGGGACCCGGCTACCGGTTCGAGATGCCCACCGACGTTGTCGAGTCCGGCACCGTCGCCGACCGCCTCGGCTTCGGAGCCACCGACCTGGCCCCGCGCGTCAGCGAGGCCTGGCTCAACCTCTTCCGGGCGGGGTCGCCCTTGGCCTTCGACGAGTTCGGGATCACCAGGAAGGGCCAGCCGGCTCGCTACTCCGGCACGTCGACCGACCTCTCCGACTACCGCATCGGCGACCTCCTGGTCGACCCCGCGACGGGCGACCACTACCTCCTCGGCGACAACAAGCCCCAGGCGCTCAGCGACTTCGCGGCGCTCGTCTACGACGCGGTGGGCGAGAGCGCCGTTCCTCTCGAGGGCGGTCTGCGTTCGGCCCAGGACGCTCCGGACTACCCCGCTGAGTGGCCCCGCGAGGTCCCCCAGGCGCAGATCGGCGGTGAGATGTGCGCGGTGCTCCACCCCTCCCCGGACGAGCAGGCTCGGGTTGCCCTGGCCATCAACCCGACCGGACCGGCGTCGTCCGCCGATGTCCCGCGCGGGCGGCACGAGGTCGACGTCGCACCGAGCGGTGGTGCCTACGTGTTGTCTGGTTCGGAGGACTCCGTCGGCGAGGGGTCGCCGTACGTCATCGACACCAAGGGCCAGAAGTACGCCCTGTTCGGCTCGGTCGTGCCTGACTACATCGGCTACGGCGAGGTCGACCCGCCGGTCGTGCCGAGCACCTGGCTGGAGTTCTTCGAGCGCGGGGTCGTGCTGTCGACCAATGCAGCTCGCCGACTGCCCGAGGACGCGGCGCCGCCGTCCGACGACGAGGAGGCCGCGGAGTCATGA
- the eccD gene encoding type VII secretion integral membrane protein EccD has protein sequence MTQGSSVASGLIRVTVASGSRRVDLVLPGAIPVAELVPELARSVGLLDASTVYGGYRLVTQDGRVLANDASLTIQGVEDGGLLTVTAGVDDTPPRVYDDVVEAMADVVERELQPWQPADGRRTALGAGAILLALGAVALLLQGDNLLGGVAAAVIAALLVVGGVVLARAQDEPEAGVAVSLIAALHAAVAGLLLAPGPLAEWTWPLADSFFEAPVACAGAGVLLVGLVAVVGLQDGRTLMIPAIVVGAVLLASGLVLQVVSLEPGVLFTVLMTLVVLAGSVFPWLALGMTGTRVEQIYSLQDVTADPDEIDPVEVGHDARVGHEILLAVSATVGSLLVLFAPLAVDRGAFGTVLAVVCCLAVMFRTRQFRTGSEVLAGLVSGVLGLVSVAVSMLLIHDGWRAGAAIVLAGVGAVLLLLTLVPTSASVRRGRAGDVVESLTLLSLLPLMVLAAGFVSAVAG, from the coding sequence ATGACCCAGGGCTCGTCGGTCGCTTCCGGCCTGATCCGGGTCACCGTGGCGTCGGGGTCCCGGCGGGTCGACCTGGTGCTTCCCGGAGCCATCCCGGTCGCCGAGCTCGTTCCCGAGCTGGCTCGCTCGGTGGGCCTGCTCGACGCCTCCACGGTCTACGGCGGCTACCGCTTGGTCACCCAGGACGGCCGGGTCCTCGCCAACGACGCGAGCCTGACCATCCAGGGAGTCGAGGACGGTGGTCTGCTCACCGTCACGGCCGGTGTCGACGACACCCCGCCGCGGGTCTACGACGACGTGGTCGAGGCGATGGCCGACGTGGTCGAGCGTGAGCTCCAGCCCTGGCAGCCCGCCGACGGGCGTCGCACTGCGCTCGGCGCCGGAGCCATCCTCCTGGCCCTCGGTGCCGTGGCGCTCCTCCTCCAGGGGGACAACCTGCTCGGCGGGGTCGCCGCTGCGGTGATCGCGGCGCTGCTGGTGGTGGGCGGAGTCGTGCTGGCGCGCGCCCAGGACGAGCCCGAGGCCGGCGTCGCCGTCTCCCTGATCGCTGCTCTCCATGCCGCCGTCGCAGGGCTGCTGCTGGCGCCGGGGCCGCTGGCCGAGTGGACCTGGCCGCTCGCCGACTCGTTCTTCGAGGCGCCGGTGGCGTGCGCCGGAGCAGGCGTCCTGCTCGTCGGCCTCGTCGCGGTCGTGGGCCTCCAGGACGGCCGGACCCTGATGATCCCGGCCATCGTGGTCGGGGCGGTGCTGCTGGCCTCGGGCCTCGTGCTGCAGGTGGTGTCGCTGGAGCCCGGAGTCCTGTTCACCGTCCTGATGACGCTGGTCGTCCTGGCCGGCAGCGTCTTCCCATGGCTCGCCCTGGGCATGACAGGCACCCGGGTGGAACAGATCTACTCGCTCCAGGACGTCACCGCCGATCCCGACGAGATCGACCCCGTCGAGGTGGGGCACGACGCCCGGGTGGGCCACGAGATCCTGCTGGCGGTCTCCGCCACCGTCGGCTCCCTGCTGGTGCTGTTCGCGCCCCTCGCCGTCGACCGCGGTGCCTTCGGCACGGTCCTGGCCGTCGTGTGCTGTCTCGCGGTGATGTTCCGGACCCGCCAGTTCCGCACCGGCAGCGAGGTGCTCGCCGGCCTCGTGTCCGGGGTTCTCGGGCTGGTGTCGGTCGCTGTCTCCATGCTGCTCATCCACGACGGCTGGCGTGCCGGAGCGGCGATCGTGCTGGCAGGTGTCGGTGCCGTCCTGCTGCTCCTCACGCTGGTCCCGACCTCGGCGTCGGTCAGGCGTGGCCGGGCCGGTGACGTGGTCGAGTCGCTGACGCTGCTGTCGCTGCTGCCGCTCATGGTCCTGGCGGCGGGCTTCGTCTCCGCGGTGGCGGGCTGA